CGAAGCGAGGACGCGGAAAGATCAACTCGATGCGCCGGTCCGGCGACGGCTGCCAGGTGATGCCGGCCGCCGGCAGCACCGTGACGTCGTTACGATCGAGGTAGACGACGCCGAGCGCAAGTTTCGTCGTGGGGGTCCAGTTGTAGATTGCCACGGCGCGGCCCGTGATGCGGAGGGCATTGTCGCTGCGGCGCTCGAAGTCGCTGTAGTAACCCGGCGCAACGGCGATATCGAGCAACAAGCGTTCGGATAGTTGGCGCGGAAAACGGGCTTCGAGCCAGGCGTCGTGAAGTTCCCCGGGCACGTCCAGTCCGACCGGGCCGTCGAGCGCATGTAACCCGTAGCCAGGCGTGAACACGACCGGCGCTTCCCGCGATGGAAACGGCAGCCCAAACGACGCTTGGGCGAGTACGTCGACCATTTGCAGATCACTGCCGGCAAGCCAGGTGACGCCGATGTTCCCGCCCTGGAAGATTCCATCCCGAGCGCCGGGCAACGACCGTCCGCCCTGCGGCACGACCGGCCCTTCCTCCGGCGGCGCATCGAACATTGGCTCCATTTCATCGGCGGGGTAGACCGATCCGCCGCCGGATTGGTCGTACGATTGAACTTGAACGCCTTGTTCGTAGAGATCCGAATGAAAACCCGACGGTCGCGACGTGCTTGGATATCCCGACGCGGTCACAGGAGGCAACCGGCCTTCTGCGGCGCTAACA
Above is a genomic segment from Planctomycetia bacterium containing:
- a CDS encoding DUF6268 family outer membrane beta-barrel protein codes for the protein MTASGYPSTSRPSGFHSDLYEQGVQVQSYDQSGGGSVYPADEMEPMFDAPPEEGPVVPQGGRSLPGARDGIFQGGNIGVTWLAGSDLQMVDVLAQASFGLPFPSREAPVVFTPGYGLHALDGPVGLDVPGELHDAWLEARFPRQLSERLLLDIAVAPGYYSDFERRSDNALRITGRAVAIYNWTPTTKLALGVVYLDRNDVTVLPAAGITWQPSPDRRIELIFPRPRFAFRTYRFEALDRTGAEWWYYIAGEFGGGTWSTVRADDTLDELTYHDYRVVFGLERKPTGLNPSRIETAYVFGRALEYASDEQEFEVDDTLFARLVWGF